GTGATGCACGCGGACGACGGCATCGTGCTGCGGCTGCCGGACGCCGACCTGATGGGCTTGGACCTCCTCGACCAGGATCCCGTGCACCTGGACAGCACGTACGACTCCGAGCAGGCACCGGTCGGGGCGGGGGACGTCGTCTTCGACAAGGGCGAGGTCTCCCAGATCGTCACCGACCAGGTCGGCGGCTCGGCGCTGTTCGCCTCCCGGTTCCGCGAGTGCGCGGCCCGCGCCCTGCTGCTGCCCAAGCGGAACCCGGGAAAGCGGACGCCGCTGTGGCAGCAGCGCCAGCGGGCCGCGCAACTGCTCCAGGTGGCGAGCGAGTTCGGCTCGTTCCCGATCGTCCTGGAGGCGGTGCGCGAGTGCCTGCAGGACGTCTTCGACGTGCCGGGCCTGACCGAGCTGATGGGCGACCTGGAGTCGCGGCGGGTGCGCCTGGTCGAGGTCACCACCCCCGAGCCGTCCCCGTTCGCCCGCTCCCTGCTCTTCGGCTACGTCGCCCAGTTCCTCTACGAGGGGGACTCGCCGCTGGCCGAGCGGCGCGCGGCCGCCCTCTCGCTGGACTCCCGGCTCCTCGCGGAGCTGCTGGGCCAGGCGGAGCTGCGCGAGCTGCTCGACGCGGACGTGCTGGCCGAGCTGGAGCGCGAGCTGCAGTGGCGCACCGACGACCGCCGGGTCAAGGACGTGGAGGGAGTCGCCGACCTGCTGCGGGTCCTCGGTCCGCTGACCGACGCCGAGCTGGCCGAGCGGGGCGCGGAGCCGGGCTGGGCCGAGGAGTTGTCCCGGGCCCGCCGCGCGATCCGGGTCCGGATCGCGGGCGCCGAGCACTGGGCCGCGATCGAGGACGCCGGACGACTCCGCGACGCGCTGGGCACGGCCCTGCCGGTGGGCGTCCCGGAGGCCTTCACGGAACCGGTGAAGGACCCGCTGGGCGATCTCCTCGCCCGGTTCGCCCGTACGCACGGCCCGTTCACGTCCGCCGAGGCCGCCGCCCGCTTCGGTCTGGGCGCGGCAGTCACCGACGGGGCGCTGCAGCGTCTGGCCGCGTCCGGCCGGGTCGTCCAGGGCGAGTTCCACCCGTCCGGGATCGGACAGGAGTGGTGCGACGCGTCGGTGCTGCGCCGGCTGCGCCGCCGCTCCCTGGCGGCGCTGCGGCACGAACTGGAGCCGGTGCCACCGGCCGCGCTCGCGACCTTCCTCCCCCAGTGGCAGCACCTGGGCGGCGGCGGGCTGCGCGGGATCGACGGACTGGCCCGCGCGATCGAGCAGTTGCAGGGCGCGCCGGTGCCCGCCTCGGCGCTGGAGAAGTTGATCCTGCCGTCCCGGGTCGGCAACTACGACCCGGCGATGCTCGACGAACTCACCACCACCGGCGAGGTCCTGTGGGCCGGCGCGGGGGCGCTCCCCGGCAAGGACGGCTGGGTGTCGCTGTACCTGGCGGACGCGGCACCGCTGCTGCTCCCCCCGGCACATCCGCTCGAACTCACCGCGCTGCACGAGTCGGTGCTCACCGCGCTCGCCGGCGGCTACGGCCTGTTCTTCCGTCAGATCGCCGACCAGGTCCGGGCCACCACGCACCCGGACGCCACCGATCCGCAGCTGGCCGACGCCCTGTGGGACCTGGCGTGGTCCGGCCGCCTGACCAACGACACGCTCTCGCCGCTGCGTTCGCTGCTCGGCTCCGGCCGCACGGCCGGCTCGACGGCGCACCGCGCCCGCCGTACGATCCCGCGCGGCCGGTACGGCACCCTGACCGCCGCCGCGCGCCCCGCGTCGCGGTCCGGCCCTCCGACGGTCAGCGGGCGATGGTCGCTGCTGCCGCCCACCGAGCCCGATCCGACGCACCGCGCCCACGCCCTGGCCCGCACCCTGCTCGACCGGCACGGCGTGGTGACCCGCGGCGCGGTGGCGGCCGAGGGCGTCGAGGGCGGGTTCTCGGCGACGTACCGGATCCTGTCGGCGTTCGAGGACAGCGGCCAGGCCCGCCGCGGCTACGTGGTGGAGGGTCTGGGCGCGGCCCAGTTCGCGATGGACGGCGCGGTGGACCGGCTGCGGGCGGCGGCGACGGCCAAGGACCGCGGCGCCGAGGCGGGCGCCGGCCCGCGCGCGCTGGTCCTGGCGGCCGCGGACCCGGCGAACGCGTACGGTGCGGCGCTCTCCTGGCCGGAGCCGCCGGACGGAGCGGGGCACAAGCCGGGCCGCAAGGCGGGGTCGATGGTCGTCCTCGTCGACGGCGAGCTCACGCTCTACATGGAGCGCGGCGGCAAGACGCTGCTGTCCTGGCCCGCCGACCCCGACGACCCGGCCCTGACGGCCGCCGCGGAGGCCCTTGCGGCGTCCGCCCGGGCCGGGCACCTCGGCACGGTCACGGTGGAACGAATCAACGGCGCGACGGCCCTGACCTCGCCGTTGTCCCGCGCCCTGGAGGCGGCCGGATTCCACGCCACCCCGCGCGGCCTGCGCCTGCGCCCGTAGCGGGGACGGGAGGAGGCCATGCCCGAGGGAGACACCGTCTGGCAGACCGCCCGCCGCCTGCACGGCGCGCTGGCCGGCCGGGTGCTGACCCGGTCCGACCTGCGCGTCCCCCGCTTCGCGACGGCGGATCTGACCGGCCGCGGCGTGCTGGACGTGACCCCGCGTGGAAAGCACCTGCTCACCCGCGTCGAAGGGGGTCTGACCCTCCACTCGCATCTGCGGATGGAGGGCGCCTGGCACGTGTACGCCCCGGGCGTACACTGGCGGGGCGGCCCGACCCACCAGATCCGCGCGATCCTCGGCAACACGGAGGCGGTCGCCGTCGGCTACCGGCTGCCCGTCCTCGCGCTGATCCGCACCGCGGACGAGCCGGACGTCGTCGGCCACCTCGGCCCCGACCTGCTGGGCCCGGACTGGGACGCCGTGGAGGCCGCGCGCCGGCTCACGGCGGACCCCGCCCGCCCGCTTGGCGAGGCCCTGCTGGACCAGCGCAACCTGGCCGGAATCGGCAACGTCTACAAGTGCGAGTTGGCGTTCCTTGCCGCCGCGAGCCCGTGGCTGCCGGTCGGCGAGCTCGGCCCGGACGTCCCGGCCCGCCTCGTCGCCACCGCCCACCGCCTTCTGGAGGCGAACAAGGACCGCCCCGACCGCCGTACGACGACGACCCGTTCGGTGCGGGGCGGCGGGCTGTACGTGTACGGCCGCGGGGGCCGCCCCTGTCTGCGCTGCGGGGCGCCCGTCCGGAAGGACGAGTCCGGCGACCGGATCACGTACTGGTGCCCCGGCTGTCAGCAGGGCCCACTGCCACAAAGCCCGCCCAGCTAATTGACGACCCGTCAGATCGGGTCGTACCGTCCGCTCATG
This sequence is a window from Streptomyces sp. HUAS YS2. Protein-coding genes within it:
- a CDS encoding ATP-dependent helicase — encoded protein: MAGSALDSFSPATRGWFTGAFHAPTAAQEGAWKAIGEGSDVLVVAPTGSGKTLAAFLAALDRLASVPPPAEAKKRCRVLYVSPLKALAVDVERNLRSPLTGIRQEAVRLGLPEPEVKVGIRSGDTPPAERRALATRPPDILITTPESLFLMLTSATREALSGIETVILDEVHAVAGTKRGAHLALSLERLDGLLPRPARRIGLSATVRPVDEVARYLSPQRRVEIVQPKSGKEFDLSVVVPVEDLGELGGSPASEEREGGEKPSIWPHVEERIADLVQAHRSTIVFANSRRLAERLCNRLNEIAYERATGEAMPDGQPPAEIMAQSGAAQGAPALLARAHHGSVSKEQRALVEEDLKAGRLPAVVATSSLELGIDMGAVDLVVQVESPPSVASGLQRVGRAGHQVGAVSTGVVFPKYRGDLVQAAVVTERMRTGSIESLRIPANPLDVLAQQLVAMVALDTWQVDDLLAAVRRAAPFASLPESAFTAVLDMLAGRYPSDAFAELRPRVVWDRVAGTVTGRPGAQRLAVTSGGTIPDRGLFGVFLAGADPKKGGGRVGELDEEMVYESRVGDVFTLGTTSWRIEDITRDRVLVSPAPGVPGRLPFWKGDQLGRPLELGRAVGAFLREVGSLSEEDARLRLLAAGLDAWAADNVIAYLDEQRRACGHVPDDRTILVERFRDELGDWRVVIHSPFGAQVHAPWALALGARLSERYGMDAQVMHADDGIVLRLPDADLMGLDLLDQDPVHLDSTYDSEQAPVGAGDVVFDKGEVSQIVTDQVGGSALFASRFRECAARALLLPKRNPGKRTPLWQQRQRAAQLLQVASEFGSFPIVLEAVRECLQDVFDVPGLTELMGDLESRRVRLVEVTTPEPSPFARSLLFGYVAQFLYEGDSPLAERRAAALSLDSRLLAELLGQAELRELLDADVLAELERELQWRTDDRRVKDVEGVADLLRVLGPLTDAELAERGAEPGWAEELSRARRAIRVRIAGAEHWAAIEDAGRLRDALGTALPVGVPEAFTEPVKDPLGDLLARFARTHGPFTSAEAAARFGLGAAVTDGALQRLAASGRVVQGEFHPSGIGQEWCDASVLRRLRRRSLAALRHELEPVPPAALATFLPQWQHLGGGGLRGIDGLARAIEQLQGAPVPASALEKLILPSRVGNYDPAMLDELTTTGEVLWAGAGALPGKDGWVSLYLADAAPLLLPPAHPLELTALHESVLTALAGGYGLFFRQIADQVRATTHPDATDPQLADALWDLAWSGRLTNDTLSPLRSLLGSGRTAGSTAHRARRTIPRGRYGTLTAAARPASRSGPPTVSGRWSLLPPTEPDPTHRAHALARTLLDRHGVVTRGAVAAEGVEGGFSATYRILSAFEDSGQARRGYVVEGLGAAQFAMDGAVDRLRAAATAKDRGAEAGAGPRALVLAAADPANAYGAALSWPEPPDGAGHKPGRKAGSMVVLVDGELTLYMERGGKTLLSWPADPDDPALTAAAEALAASARAGHLGTVTVERINGATALTSPLSRALEAAGFHATPRGLRLRP
- a CDS encoding Fpg/Nei family DNA glycosylase; the encoded protein is MPEGDTVWQTARRLHGALAGRVLTRSDLRVPRFATADLTGRGVLDVTPRGKHLLTRVEGGLTLHSHLRMEGAWHVYAPGVHWRGGPTHQIRAILGNTEAVAVGYRLPVLALIRTADEPDVVGHLGPDLLGPDWDAVEAARRLTADPARPLGEALLDQRNLAGIGNVYKCELAFLAAASPWLPVGELGPDVPARLVATAHRLLEANKDRPDRRTTTTRSVRGGGLYVYGRGGRPCLRCGAPVRKDESGDRITYWCPGCQQGPLPQSPPS